A region from the Acyrthosiphon pisum isolate AL4f chromosome A1, pea_aphid_22Mar2018_4r6ur, whole genome shotgun sequence genome encodes:
- the LOC100169464 gene encoding insulin-like peptide receptor isoform X2 produces MPSMNGWWIVFVWLWSLSVATTAVEEKVCGSIDVRNSGERFSALHNCTIVNGYVQIVLLDATTPSDFDISFPLLREITQYLVVYRVAGLYNLGKLFPNLMLIRGSHSPHFPGLALMIHDNLDLREIGLYSLTNITRGSVIISKNPQLCHATTIDWGQIANGVSNDINVISNDEPAKCNGCSNIGCPEDLCWSHEAGRCQYGKLNGCHPLCAGGCDEPHSARHCFACTAYMHKGECIRECPYGLYGHIRSCLTAEECHSLPVTREESTPDDLNTHYIPFERVCRDECPYGFQVTADKRNCTVCTKTRSGHCQRNCNSFKISDDMLRKNYEYRLHTNCTTIKSLEIEVKYGTSEDVERRLEEYIGKVEVILDQLKIIRSYSLSSLNFLRSLYEIRGENTVNKMALVIRGNKNLQKLWTTSENETRPVKILNGTVSFHYNPKLCMSEIYKFGNLSTLPTFSDIEVSVISNGDQFACTVYNLQVETVKIDSQSIVLQMHKPVEADNLERFLVYFIEASKWNDTRESTDCEDSSWKIDDISSKKAFNETEIFHVITNLEPNTEYIYYVKTYTISSKTSMSSIFRNKTLPSKPSSPQYFNAQPVSSSEVELTWKPPSHPHGKLVKYIIKGIHLTDDQAMLDERSYCRNKTFNGNGITHKSSSSIIKPSSDDTCEKQCEPQKNIVNNICNDFEHGIDIDLISLNNHRYTFESCSSNILNIFINSKCLAMQNNDDSVFPSIVNTFINENCTEMWSVSNMLNNVTHRDGSSSYFQIQLNENVTSFNLSNLRHYSQYLLSILVCREVVKQELNQSNINSCSQETLISFRTLENKQADIIDSETVRDEIVNNHTVNIFWESPKLINSIIHSFQLHYKRSEAPNFVSVCVTMKEYENAGRSYVFKNILPGSYQYRIQAVSLYGPGPYTTVKEFDLPYPDAFNSWHLILLIVICGCLLIVLTGVIIRTHFSRKILERNNMFNLANNPGYVGIYVEDDWETPREDVVILKILGRGTFGTVHEGLLMPHSIPCAVKSVSKSNFLRYHTEFLNEAAIMKKFSEAYHIVKLLGVVTKTHPPLLIMELMGRGDLKSVLVKCKNSDDPPPPNRYTIIRMAAQIADGMAFLEYNKFIHRDLAARNCMVANDMTVKIGDFGMSRQIYNGDYYRKGNKGEMPIRWMAPESLSEGIFTSQSDVWSYGVVIWEMMTLGAQPYLEKSNNEVMAHVLDGNLLNLPIFCPDVLAGIVRLCWNWTASQRPRFLKIVETLDAYLEDDFRSVSFYHTRGLHNESPADQSLMSPCTTYEEDVDNDSISFEAGDTVAVYSSFHVDKNKMSNGHLSPM; encoded by the exons ATGCCGTCCATGAACGGGTGGTGGATCGTGTTCGTCTGGCTGTGGTCGCTGTCCGTCGCGACCACGGCCGTCGAGGAGAAGGTGTGCGGCAGCATCGACGTGCGCAACAGTGGCGAACGCTTTTCTGCGTTGCACAACTGCACCATCGTCAATGGTTATGTGCAGATCGTGCTGCTTGACGCCACCACACCGTCCGACTTCGACATCAGCTTCCCGCTGTTGCGCGAGATCACTCAGTACCTCGTCGTTTACCGCGTGGCCGGTCTGTACAACCTGGGAAAGCTGTTCCCGAACCTGATGCTGATCCGTGGATCGCACAGCCCTCATTTCCCGGGACTGGCGCTAATGATCCACGACAATCTTGACCTCAGGGAGATCGGACTGTACAGCTTGACCAACATCACACGAGGATCCGTGATCATTTCGAAAAATCCCC AATTGTGTCACGCGACGACAATCGATTGGGGCCAAATCGCCAACGGAGTGAGCAACGATATTAACGTAATCAGCAACGACGAACCGGCAAAGTGCAACGGATGCTCTAATATTGGCTGCCCGGAAGACTTGTGCTGGTCCCACGAAGCCGGTCGATGCCAGTACGGCAAGTTGAACGGTTGCCATCCACTCTGTGCTGGCGGTTGTGACGAACCGCACTCTGCCAGGCATTGTTTTGCGTGCACTGCGTACATGCACAAGGGCGAATGCATCCGGGAATGTCCATACGGcct GTATGGCCACATCAGGTCGTGCTTGACCGCAGAAGAATGCCACAGTTTGCCGGTGACCAGAGAGGAATCAACACCGGACGATCTGAACACCCATTACATCCCGTTCGAACGCGTTTGTCGCGACGAGTGTCCGTACGGGTTCCAGGTGACGGCAGACAAAAGAAACTGTACGGTGTGCACCAAAACGAGATCCGGACACTGTCAGCGGAACTGTAACAGTTTCAAGATCAGTGACGACATGTTGAGGAAGAATTATGAATACCGTTTGCACACCAACTGTACAACGATCAAATCTCTGGAGATTGAAGTCAAGTACGGTACCAGCGAGGACGTGGAACGTCGACTAGAAGAATACATCGGAAAAGTAGAAGTTATTTTGGATCAGTTAAAAATCATACGATCGTATTCGCTGAGTTCTTTGAATTTCTTGCGGAGCCTTTACGAAATACGTGGTGAAAATACAGTTAATAAAATGGCTTTGGTGATACGCGgcaataaaaatttacaaaaacttTGGACTACCAGTGAAAACGAAACCCGCccagttaaaatattgaacggCACGGTTTCTTTTCACTACAATCCAAAGTTGTGTATGtcagaaatatataaatttggaaATCTGTCTACACTGCCTACTTTCTCTGATATAGAAGTGTCAGTTATATCTAACGGTGATCAGTTCGCATGCactgtttataatttacaagtagAAACCGTTAAAATTGATTCACAGTCTATTGTGTTACAAATGCACAAACCTGTGGAAGCAGATAATTTGGAAAGGTTTCTTGTGTATTTTATCGAAGCATCTAAATGGAATGATACTAGAGAATCAACCGATTGCGAAGATTCTAGTTGGAAAATTGATGATATAAGTTCAAAAAAAGCTTTTAATGAAACTGAAATCTTCCATGTTATTACAAATTTAGAACCAAACACAGAgtacatttattatgtaaagACTTACACAATTTCTTCCAAGACAAGTATGAGTAGTATATTTCGTAATAAGACTCTTCCATCAAAGCCCTCCTCTCCCCAATACTTTAATGCTCAACCAGTGTCTAGTTCTGAAGTGGAACTGACATGGAAACCTCCTTCACATCCTCATGGAAAATTAGTCAAATACATTATCAAGGGAATTCATTTAACCGACGACCAAGCCATGTTGGATGAACGTAGTTATTGTAGAAACAAAACATTCAATGGGAACGGCATAACACACAAATCCTCCTCATCAATTATTAAACCATCATCTGATGACACATGTGAAAAACAGTGCGAACCACAAAAGAATATcgttaataatatatgcaacgATTTTGAACACGGTATAGACATAGATTTAATTTCATTGAACAATCACAGGTATACATTTGAATCGTGCAGCAGCAACATTCttaatatctttattaattcaaaatgtttggcAATGCAAAACAACGATGACTCTGTTTTTCCAAGTattgtaaatacttttataaatgaaaactgTACAGAAATGTGGTCAGTCAGTAATATGTTGAACAATGTTACTCATAGAGATGGTAGCTCATCCTATTTCCAGATTCAGTTAAATGAAAATGTTACATCGTTTAATCTAAGTAACCTTAGGCATTATAGTCAATATTTGCTGTCCATATTGGTATGTAGAGAGGTTGTCAAACAAGAATTAAACCAAAGCAATATAAATTCTTGTAGTCAAGAGACATTAATATCCTTCCGTACTTTGGAAAATAAGCAAGCAGATATTATTGATAGCGAAACTGTACGAGATGAAATTGTGAATAATCAcacagttaatatattttgggaGTCACCAAAgcttataaatagtataatacatagttTTCAGTTGCACTATAAGCGCTCGGAAGCACCTAATTTTGTTTCTGTCTGTGTTACTATGAAGGAATACGAAAATGCTGGCCGATCATATGTCTTCAAGAATATACTGCCTGGTTCTTATCAATACAGAATCCAAGCTGTTTCATTATACGGACCTGGGCCATATACTACTGTGAAAGAATTTGATCTTCCCTATCCAGACGCATTTAATAGTTGGCACCTTATTctcttaattgttatttgtggttgtttattaattgtattaacagGTGTTATTATTCGTACACACTTTAGTCGTAAGATTTTAGAACGCAATAACATGTTTAATCTAGCCAATAATCCTGGCTACGTTGGCATATATGTCGAGGACGATTGGGAGACACCCCGAGAAGATGTGGTTATACTGAAAATACTTGGTAGAGGGACATTTGGCACAGTACACGAAGGTCTACTAATGCCTCATTCTATACCATGTGCTGTAAAATCTGTAAGCAAGTCAAATTTTTTGAGATATCATACAGAATTTTTGAATGAAGCTGCCATAATGAAGAAGTTCAGTGAAGCATACCATATAGTGAAATTGCTCGGTGTAGTGACCAAGACCCACCCACCACTACTCATAATGGAACTCATGGGCCGTGGCGATTTAAAAAGTGTATTGGTGAAGTGCAAGAATTCTGATGATCCACCTCCACCCAATAG ATACACCATCATTCGTATGGCTGCACAAATAGCTGATGGTATGGCGTtcctagaatataataaatttattcatcGTGATTTAGCAGCCCGAAACTGTATGGTGGCTAATGACATGACAGTGAAAATTGGCGATTTTGGTATGAGTCGACAAATATATAATGGTGATTATTATCGCAAAGGAAATAAAGGCGAAATGCCTATACGGTGGATGGCTCCTGAGAGCCTCAGTGAAGGTATATTTACCAGTCAGTCAGATGTCTGGAGTTATGGGGTCGTGATCTGGGAAATGATGACGCTGGGTGCACAACCCTACCTGGAAAAGAGCAACAATGAGGTCATGGCTCATGTACTTGACGGCAACTTACTAAACTTGCCAATCTTCTGTCCTGATGTGTTAGCTGGTATCGTTAGACTGTGTTGGAATTGGACTGCTTCCCAACGACCAAGGTTCCTAAAAATAGTTGAAACACTTGACGCTTATCTGGAGGATGATTTcag ATCAGTTTCGTTTTATCACACTCGTGGTTTACACAATGAGTCACCTGCTGATCAATCGTTGATGTCACCGTGTACTACGTACGAAGAAGATGTCGATAACGATAGCATTAGTTTTGAAGCCGGTGACACTGTTGCTGTATATAGTTCGTTCCATGtagacaaaaacaaaatgagTAATGGACATTTATCTCCAATGTAA
- the LOC100169464 gene encoding insulin-like peptide receptor isoform X1 yields the protein MTILYLDEVQTTFAQKMPSMNGWWIVFVWLWSLSVATTAVEEKVCGSIDVRNSGERFSALHNCTIVNGYVQIVLLDATTPSDFDISFPLLREITQYLVVYRVAGLYNLGKLFPNLMLIRGSHSPHFPGLALMIHDNLDLREIGLYSLTNITRGSVIISKNPQLCHATTIDWGQIANGVSNDINVISNDEPAKCNGCSNIGCPEDLCWSHEAGRCQYGKLNGCHPLCAGGCDEPHSARHCFACTAYMHKGECIRECPYGLYGHIRSCLTAEECHSLPVTREESTPDDLNTHYIPFERVCRDECPYGFQVTADKRNCTVCTKTRSGHCQRNCNSFKISDDMLRKNYEYRLHTNCTTIKSLEIEVKYGTSEDVERRLEEYIGKVEVILDQLKIIRSYSLSSLNFLRSLYEIRGENTVNKMALVIRGNKNLQKLWTTSENETRPVKILNGTVSFHYNPKLCMSEIYKFGNLSTLPTFSDIEVSVISNGDQFACTVYNLQVETVKIDSQSIVLQMHKPVEADNLERFLVYFIEASKWNDTRESTDCEDSSWKIDDISSKKAFNETEIFHVITNLEPNTEYIYYVKTYTISSKTSMSSIFRNKTLPSKPSSPQYFNAQPVSSSEVELTWKPPSHPHGKLVKYIIKGIHLTDDQAMLDERSYCRNKTFNGNGITHKSSSSIIKPSSDDTCEKQCEPQKNIVNNICNDFEHGIDIDLISLNNHRYTFESCSSNILNIFINSKCLAMQNNDDSVFPSIVNTFINENCTEMWSVSNMLNNVTHRDGSSSYFQIQLNENVTSFNLSNLRHYSQYLLSILVCREVVKQELNQSNINSCSQETLISFRTLENKQADIIDSETVRDEIVNNHTVNIFWESPKLINSIIHSFQLHYKRSEAPNFVSVCVTMKEYENAGRSYVFKNILPGSYQYRIQAVSLYGPGPYTTVKEFDLPYPDAFNSWHLILLIVICGCLLIVLTGVIIRTHFSRKILERNNMFNLANNPGYVGIYVEDDWETPREDVVILKILGRGTFGTVHEGLLMPHSIPCAVKSVSKSNFLRYHTEFLNEAAIMKKFSEAYHIVKLLGVVTKTHPPLLIMELMGRGDLKSVLVKCKNSDDPPPPNRYTIIRMAAQIADGMAFLEYNKFIHRDLAARNCMVANDMTVKIGDFGMSRQIYNGDYYRKGNKGEMPIRWMAPESLSEGIFTSQSDVWSYGVVIWEMMTLGAQPYLEKSNNEVMAHVLDGNLLNLPIFCPDVLAGIVRLCWNWTASQRPRFLKIVETLDAYLEDDFRSVSFYHTRGLHNESPADQSLMSPCTTYEEDVDNDSISFEAGDTVAVYSSFHVDKNKMSNGHLSPM from the exons atgacaatattatacttag ATGAAGTACAAACGACTTTTGCTCAAAAAATGCCGTCCATGAACGGGTGGTGGATCGTGTTCGTCTGGCTGTGGTCGCTGTCCGTCGCGACCACGGCCGTCGAGGAGAAGGTGTGCGGCAGCATCGACGTGCGCAACAGTGGCGAACGCTTTTCTGCGTTGCACAACTGCACCATCGTCAATGGTTATGTGCAGATCGTGCTGCTTGACGCCACCACACCGTCCGACTTCGACATCAGCTTCCCGCTGTTGCGCGAGATCACTCAGTACCTCGTCGTTTACCGCGTGGCCGGTCTGTACAACCTGGGAAAGCTGTTCCCGAACCTGATGCTGATCCGTGGATCGCACAGCCCTCATTTCCCGGGACTGGCGCTAATGATCCACGACAATCTTGACCTCAGGGAGATCGGACTGTACAGCTTGACCAACATCACACGAGGATCCGTGATCATTTCGAAAAATCCCC AATTGTGTCACGCGACGACAATCGATTGGGGCCAAATCGCCAACGGAGTGAGCAACGATATTAACGTAATCAGCAACGACGAACCGGCAAAGTGCAACGGATGCTCTAATATTGGCTGCCCGGAAGACTTGTGCTGGTCCCACGAAGCCGGTCGATGCCAGTACGGCAAGTTGAACGGTTGCCATCCACTCTGTGCTGGCGGTTGTGACGAACCGCACTCTGCCAGGCATTGTTTTGCGTGCACTGCGTACATGCACAAGGGCGAATGCATCCGGGAATGTCCATACGGcct GTATGGCCACATCAGGTCGTGCTTGACCGCAGAAGAATGCCACAGTTTGCCGGTGACCAGAGAGGAATCAACACCGGACGATCTGAACACCCATTACATCCCGTTCGAACGCGTTTGTCGCGACGAGTGTCCGTACGGGTTCCAGGTGACGGCAGACAAAAGAAACTGTACGGTGTGCACCAAAACGAGATCCGGACACTGTCAGCGGAACTGTAACAGTTTCAAGATCAGTGACGACATGTTGAGGAAGAATTATGAATACCGTTTGCACACCAACTGTACAACGATCAAATCTCTGGAGATTGAAGTCAAGTACGGTACCAGCGAGGACGTGGAACGTCGACTAGAAGAATACATCGGAAAAGTAGAAGTTATTTTGGATCAGTTAAAAATCATACGATCGTATTCGCTGAGTTCTTTGAATTTCTTGCGGAGCCTTTACGAAATACGTGGTGAAAATACAGTTAATAAAATGGCTTTGGTGATACGCGgcaataaaaatttacaaaaacttTGGACTACCAGTGAAAACGAAACCCGCccagttaaaatattgaacggCACGGTTTCTTTTCACTACAATCCAAAGTTGTGTATGtcagaaatatataaatttggaaATCTGTCTACACTGCCTACTTTCTCTGATATAGAAGTGTCAGTTATATCTAACGGTGATCAGTTCGCATGCactgtttataatttacaagtagAAACCGTTAAAATTGATTCACAGTCTATTGTGTTACAAATGCACAAACCTGTGGAAGCAGATAATTTGGAAAGGTTTCTTGTGTATTTTATCGAAGCATCTAAATGGAATGATACTAGAGAATCAACCGATTGCGAAGATTCTAGTTGGAAAATTGATGATATAAGTTCAAAAAAAGCTTTTAATGAAACTGAAATCTTCCATGTTATTACAAATTTAGAACCAAACACAGAgtacatttattatgtaaagACTTACACAATTTCTTCCAAGACAAGTATGAGTAGTATATTTCGTAATAAGACTCTTCCATCAAAGCCCTCCTCTCCCCAATACTTTAATGCTCAACCAGTGTCTAGTTCTGAAGTGGAACTGACATGGAAACCTCCTTCACATCCTCATGGAAAATTAGTCAAATACATTATCAAGGGAATTCATTTAACCGACGACCAAGCCATGTTGGATGAACGTAGTTATTGTAGAAACAAAACATTCAATGGGAACGGCATAACACACAAATCCTCCTCATCAATTATTAAACCATCATCTGATGACACATGTGAAAAACAGTGCGAACCACAAAAGAATATcgttaataatatatgcaacgATTTTGAACACGGTATAGACATAGATTTAATTTCATTGAACAATCACAGGTATACATTTGAATCGTGCAGCAGCAACATTCttaatatctttattaattcaaaatgtttggcAATGCAAAACAACGATGACTCTGTTTTTCCAAGTattgtaaatacttttataaatgaaaactgTACAGAAATGTGGTCAGTCAGTAATATGTTGAACAATGTTACTCATAGAGATGGTAGCTCATCCTATTTCCAGATTCAGTTAAATGAAAATGTTACATCGTTTAATCTAAGTAACCTTAGGCATTATAGTCAATATTTGCTGTCCATATTGGTATGTAGAGAGGTTGTCAAACAAGAATTAAACCAAAGCAATATAAATTCTTGTAGTCAAGAGACATTAATATCCTTCCGTACTTTGGAAAATAAGCAAGCAGATATTATTGATAGCGAAACTGTACGAGATGAAATTGTGAATAATCAcacagttaatatattttgggaGTCACCAAAgcttataaatagtataatacatagttTTCAGTTGCACTATAAGCGCTCGGAAGCACCTAATTTTGTTTCTGTCTGTGTTACTATGAAGGAATACGAAAATGCTGGCCGATCATATGTCTTCAAGAATATACTGCCTGGTTCTTATCAATACAGAATCCAAGCTGTTTCATTATACGGACCTGGGCCATATACTACTGTGAAAGAATTTGATCTTCCCTATCCAGACGCATTTAATAGTTGGCACCTTATTctcttaattgttatttgtggttgtttattaattgtattaacagGTGTTATTATTCGTACACACTTTAGTCGTAAGATTTTAGAACGCAATAACATGTTTAATCTAGCCAATAATCCTGGCTACGTTGGCATATATGTCGAGGACGATTGGGAGACACCCCGAGAAGATGTGGTTATACTGAAAATACTTGGTAGAGGGACATTTGGCACAGTACACGAAGGTCTACTAATGCCTCATTCTATACCATGTGCTGTAAAATCTGTAAGCAAGTCAAATTTTTTGAGATATCATACAGAATTTTTGAATGAAGCTGCCATAATGAAGAAGTTCAGTGAAGCATACCATATAGTGAAATTGCTCGGTGTAGTGACCAAGACCCACCCACCACTACTCATAATGGAACTCATGGGCCGTGGCGATTTAAAAAGTGTATTGGTGAAGTGCAAGAATTCTGATGATCCACCTCCACCCAATAG ATACACCATCATTCGTATGGCTGCACAAATAGCTGATGGTATGGCGTtcctagaatataataaatttattcatcGTGATTTAGCAGCCCGAAACTGTATGGTGGCTAATGACATGACAGTGAAAATTGGCGATTTTGGTATGAGTCGACAAATATATAATGGTGATTATTATCGCAAAGGAAATAAAGGCGAAATGCCTATACGGTGGATGGCTCCTGAGAGCCTCAGTGAAGGTATATTTACCAGTCAGTCAGATGTCTGGAGTTATGGGGTCGTGATCTGGGAAATGATGACGCTGGGTGCACAACCCTACCTGGAAAAGAGCAACAATGAGGTCATGGCTCATGTACTTGACGGCAACTTACTAAACTTGCCAATCTTCTGTCCTGATGTGTTAGCTGGTATCGTTAGACTGTGTTGGAATTGGACTGCTTCCCAACGACCAAGGTTCCTAAAAATAGTTGAAACACTTGACGCTTATCTGGAGGATGATTTcag ATCAGTTTCGTTTTATCACACTCGTGGTTTACACAATGAGTCACCTGCTGATCAATCGTTGATGTCACCGTGTACTACGTACGAAGAAGATGTCGATAACGATAGCATTAGTTTTGAAGCCGGTGACACTGTTGCTGTATATAGTTCGTTCCATGtagacaaaaacaaaatgagTAATGGACATTTATCTCCAATGTAA